The nucleotide window gggacctcaggaggtcatctagtccaaccccctgctcaaagcaggaccaatccccaactaaatcatcccagccagggctttgtcaagcctgaccttaaaaacttctaaggaaggagattccaccacctccctaggtaacgcattccagtgcttcaccaccctcctagtgaaaaagtttttcctaatatccaacctaaacctcccccactgcaacttgagaccattactccttgtcctgtcatcttccagcactgagaatagtctagaaccatcctctttggaaccacctctcaggtagttgaaagcagctatcaaatcccccctcattcttctcttctgcagactaaacaatcccagttccctcagcctctcctcataagtcatgtgttccagtcccctaatcatttttgttgccctccgctggactctttccaatttttccacatccttcttgtagtgtggggcccaaaactggacacagtactccagatgaggcctcaccaatgtcgaatagaggggaacgatcacgtccctcgcaTTCTATTAGATTTTTTTAACTGCTACTGGacattgagtggacgttttcagagaactatccaccatgactccaagctCCCTTTCTTGCAtggtaatggctaatttagacccaatcattttatatggatagttgggattatgttttccaacatgcacTACTTTGCCCTTATCAGTgtcgaatttcatctgccattttgttgcccagtcacccccagttttgtgagatccctttgccactcttcgcagtctgctttggactagCTTGAGTCATTTTggatcgtctgcaaactttgccacctcgctgtttacccctttttccagatcatttagctAAAGCCGTTGCCGCGGTTATGTATGGCACGCCCACTCGGTGTTTAAGCCACACCCActcagtgtggtgctctgtccccctcttctGGGGACTGGGATGCATCTAGAAGTTGATAAGCCTTCGAACAGAGCTGGTTCTTTTAGCTCAGGCGGCAGCGGCCCAGGATTTTAGATGCAGAGTCGTGGGTTCGAGCCCCACTGTCAACCTCCCACATGGGTGCATCGACAGCAAGGCTTCCTATGGGGACGGGAAAGAGGGGCTATGTCTCAGATGGAGGAAGAGAGCAGATGCAGACAAGAAAGTGACAGAGGCTGGTAGATCCGGTCCTAGGTGCAAAGGAGACAATGAGCcatgggtgttttttcacactgttTATTACAGGAATCTCAGTTccctggggaagaggcagtggcagCTGTGGCTTGCTTCTAGCAGGTGATGGAGGCTTGGTTGCCGGAGTTCTCCCTTATAGTGCCCCGGATCCAGCTGGTGAATCTGCAGACTTTGGTGTAGACGCCCGGCTTGCCTTTTGGTGCGCAAACCTGTGATCCCCACGAGACGATGCCCTGGAGTTTCCCATTGCAGACCAGCGGGCCACCAGAGTCACcctgcatgggggaagggggatggggaggtggggagagacagagaaaccATCTCCATGGTAATGATAAGACCACTGAGCTCacctcatcagtagatctcacagaactttacaaaggagatcggGATCCGTTAGTGATCCGGTTGAGATGCATTTCCAATTCCGATGGAAAGTTCCCCAAAGGTGACCTCGGGGGTTTGCTCttatcttccccttccccactctgccccccacccttaCCTGGCAGGAATCCACACCTCCTTCCTTCACACCAGCACATAGCATGTTTTCGGTGACGGCCCCGGGGTAAGATTTATCGCAGTCCCTGTTGCACTGGATGTAGACTTTCCCACACTGCAGAATGTTGGGGTACTGCACTGGAACAAAAAGTCCCGAGAAGTTCACTGATGAGTTAAAGGGTGAGAGAAAATGCTTTCGCCCATCTAGACATAAAGCAGCATCTGTGTCTCAGTGACCACTCAGCACTTTGGTTCCAAGGGGAGCTTCATCTGAGAAAGAACTGGGGCTGTGTGATAAATTCTAACTTATGGGAGTGGAATCTTTCCCTGGGAATTTCAGAGTGGCCTAGGTGAGTTAGGTGCACAAAATCCCAGCCTTCATGGTTAGGGGTTGGTGgtaaaaggggaagaaggagagtgGGGATTGCAAATGTTGTTgtttccaaatgtttttttttcacagttgtgtcattgaaaataaaaaatgcatcAAACATTTGAAATTTGGAAATCATGTCAAAATTTCAAAGTTTGGAAATCTCGCCAACTTTTTTGAAGTCTGGGGAGAAAAAACATCCACATTTGGAAATTTGGACTCtcgttgaaatttcaaaatttggaatCTTATTGAGATTTTGAAACGTGAAATCTTGGCGAAATTTGGCAAGCATGTCAAAAGATCAAAACTGCCTTGCAAATCTCATTGAAATATTGAAATCTGCTAGTcacattgaaaaactgaaatttggaAATCttgtcaaaattttgaaatttgaaaatctCATCAGAATTTCTAAACGTTCAAAATTTGACCAGTCAGTTGAAAAGTAGATGGGAAATGGTCACAAAAATTGTAGATACATGGCAGTGAATATTAGGTAGGGAGGACCCCAGACTGTGGTAAAATGTTGGCTTTGAAATAAAGGGACAAATACAGAAACATCTGATTTATTACTGTCACAGAATTCAAAGTGCCTCAGAAAGTATCTATATATCCATCCATCCTTATACACATTCACCTGTCTTTACGCATACCTATCATCCATCCATCTCTCGTCAGAcacgtccatccatccatcatgacacacatctatctatctatctgtcttgGCCAGGAACACCTACCCAGTGCACGGTGCCATAGTATGTCGGAGGAGCTCCAGAGAGGTCTGAAAGGCCATCGCAAGGGTGTTCAAAGAACTCTCACTGCAGAACATCTGCGGTGCTCGCCCtcattcctgcaggaccccatatTCCCTCCGCCTCCCTTCCGCCCCCCAGCGCCCCATTGCAGATTGCTCCTGTACCTTTAAGGGTCCGGACCGTGCCCCATCCGGACACCAGGCATTCCGTGTTGGGTTCAGGGCATCTGTCAGGCAGGCGGATGGTTTTGACGTAGTTGTTGAGGTTGGCAGTGCTCTGCAGCTTCAGCAGCATGATGTCGGAGTCGTGCGAGGTGATGTTGTAGTTAGGGTGAGGGAAGGATTGGGTTGATTTGAtgcactgctctgtcccctcGCTGGTCCTCAGGCTGTACTCCCCCAGGCGAATGGAGATGGGTCTGTCGCAGGGACATGGCACAGGGAGCAAGATAAAAATAGCTGAGACCTCACCTGGGACCTCCCCTCTTCCCACCTTTCCTCCTTCTACAgctggggactctctcctgggtagcagtgactctgaaaaagatttgggggtcatggtgggtaATTGGTGGCACACGAGCCGCAGCCCAaacagctaatgtgatcctgggaggcataaacaggggaatcttgagtaggagcagaggggttattttacctttatatTTGACCCTGGTGTGACCAtagctggaatcctgtgtcctcaattcaagaaggatgttgatcaattggagaaggttcagagaagagccaggagaatgattaaaggattagaaaacctgatttatagtgagagctcaatctagttagtttaacaaagagaaggttaaggggtgacttgatcccagtgtataaatacctagatatggaataaatatttaattaccgGCTCcccagtctagcagaggaaggtctaacataatccagtggctggaagttgaagctaaataaattcagatgggaaataaagcACAAAGTTTGAATGGTGCGAgtgattaaccagtggaacaatttaccaaggggtcTGGTGGTTGATTCGTCATCACtgggaattttaaaatcaagactggatatttttctaaaaactttgctctaggaattattttggggcagttctctggtgTGTGgtaccggggggcgggggggaggggcgcggggAATCACTTttcccaaaaatatttttggtaaacattttaaaacccatttttggtgaaaaacaGTTGCAAAAacaattaacagggttttttaGTTTGTTCTATTTTCAAATACccttttggttaaaaaaaatcatttttttgaaaactgtttttgattaaaaagcctgtctttgaaaaccattttctgtgcaaaaaaatcattttgtgaaAATCATTTTTGGTCCAAGTGTATGGTTTTCATTCAAAACCTGAGAAATTTAGCTGCAAATGAGAGTGCTTAAAAATTACATCTGATGAAAATTACCACCTAAAATTACCTTTCAACTGAAAAATGTTGGTTATAGCTACAACCTTCAAGCCACAAGAGCTAGCAATCCCATAACTCTTCACAATGGGAGACTAGTGAATAGCACATATTGAAGAACTCATTTCTGTGATGCTGTGTGTGAAATGCACAACAAAGGACTAACACAAGCACCTCCATTTTAGTAATGAAGATGGCTAGCCTTGAGGTTATGGTGAGAGTATGCTGTCTGAGAGACCTAGGTTCTAGTCcctccttgagcaagtcacttaatttctttgtgtctcagtttccccatctctacacTGCCCTAGTTCAGAGGGCTGTTGTAAAGATAAATAAGATTGTGATGCCACAGTGCTGGGGGCCAAGTAAGTACTGTAGAGTGATCAACAAAGAGCTGTTTTTAATGCTTCAGTTCTTCCCAGCTCAGCGATTTTTTGCTATTCACCCAACTCTATTCATGATAATTACGCTTAATGGAATACGGgaatataataattattattattattattattatataattataatatagAGGGCATGTTCCAAACATCGCACATGCATGAACATAGCTCCCTGTGAGAAAGTGAAGCAAATGACATTAaccccagatggggaaactgaagcagagactGATTACAGTCTGAAGTCATTTGCACATAGACTATCAGGGACTATAAGCTATGAAATTCATCTCAGCCCCATAAACCACGAGATTCTTCCAGGCTCCCAACAATATCTTTTCATCCTAGAAGAGCCAATCTAGTATACTGCTTTTGTGAATTTGTTCTGGAGTCCTTGGCTGGGTTTATACTACTGTTAGGGCGagttaaaatgtatgtttttttgAGGGAATTTTGGATTTTTGGCTCAGTGAAATATTTCACACAAATTTCCCACTGAAAATGccaatttttgtcaaaaaacaaaatgcCCAAAAACTGTAAAAAATTTGGCcatatatagatagataggtagatagatagtcTTATTCTGAAATGGCACCGCTGCACCTGGTGAGAGTTATAGCATGGGAACCTTGTGtcctccccgccaccccccattCTCCTCCACTTTCCAGGGTctccagctggactacatctcccatgatgctctGCAGATGTGCAACATTTAACCCTAAAAGCACATTGCATCACGGGAGATGCAGACCAATCAGGGAACCCGGCCTATGGAAGAGAATGGGAGCACACTGCAGCCCAACTACACCTCCTGTGATACACTGTGGCTGTGCGATATTAACACTTGTCAGTTGACCCAATGCTAGAGGAGacactgtggtgcatcatgggagatgtagtccgaCCAGGAAATCCAGCCTATAGAGAAGAATACAAGCGGAGAGGTGTGAGACACCCAGACTATATCTCCCATAAGGCACTGCGGTGACTTTCCATATGGAAATATTTCAGATCTTGGATATTTTGCCAAAAAGCCCTCaaaatttcctgtggaaaatttgcaaaaagatgatttttttccccctccgctttcagtggaggaaaaaaaacaacccattttCTCACCAGCCCCAGCTGTACACACCCttccagagggaggggaagggcggATGAGCCCGGCTCCCTTTGCAAGGTCTCCTAATCCTCTGCCTTTCTACGTCGGATGCTTTTAAGTAGAGACGCCAGCAGCTGGTTATGGCTGGGTGGTGATTCCAACCAGAGACAGACCGCAAAGCCGCCACGTGAGATTTATCATCCCAAGCAATCTGGTGACTAAGGTCTACTCTGCCTAAGAAAAGCTGCCTGATGTAAATAATTACTGAGCTGATTTGACTGAGGGTTAAACCAGTTTCCGTGTGTCCACATTGTGGGGAGCAGGGTGTCCCGCcatttcatctagaccagtggtgcccaaacttttcctctcaCATCCCCCTTACCAGTAATTGGTGTCCATGCCCcccaggctgggagcagagtcatgACCAGGccaggggctgtgggtgggagcagagccggtgtgataaatgaaggggggagacacccagccagccagtagctataaaatccttcttagtagctgttctctaattgctctacctgtaaagggttaaaaagtctcactgcgatgcacaggtaaaaggaagtgagtgggcacctggccaaaagagccaatgggaaggctagaacattttaaaattgaaaaaagactccccttttgtccatctgttgttgttctccctgGGAGATGCAGACGGGGAAAGAGcgatgctgtaagaagcttggggccaggtatgaaaaatcctcgGGATCATACCTAGAAAtgactcatttgaaaccccagatatgtaagcaGACCAGGGGGCCGGTGGCCAAGCAGAGGCTGAGAGTGGGAGCCAAgctgcagccaggagcaggggccaagggctgagctgcagctggaagcagggcCACAGGGCTCAGAATGGAGCCGGGGCCACAGCTGCAGatgagggaggggctgtgggggctggcaTGGGCCTCGCTCTGTCCCCCCGGACGTTCCTCCACGCCCCATCCCAccatttggggaccactgctctagacgGACCTAAGAACAGTTGAGTTAAAACCAGGGCAGCGTTTCCAGAAGAGGCAAGATTCTAAAATTTAACCTCCCTGGCAAATCTgcttgggcctgtcctgtaccTTGCTGCACTGCATCTTTTCTATAATCCAATAAATTAGAGCCAGCCGAGATCTGCTTCAGGACATCTGGCAAAGGGGAAACATGTTGGAATTTCTCAAGTGCAATATGCCTAGGCTTGGAAGGATATGATTTTTATTAATCAGTGTCGAttgcactgcacacacacagaccGTGGGGAAAATGTTTCCATGGATGATGATCAAAACGTAGCGAAAGGCAAAGTGAGGAAAATGTGGCTCAAGCCCTTTGGATTTCAGGCTCTTTGTTTTGTCCGATTTGTCACGCGATGCTGGCAATTTGTGTTTTACCGGCTACAAAGCGTTAACTTTTTGACTCCCCACAACTACTGCCGTTAAATAATCGTGTGATCCCTCCCTGTTGTTTGCCCCCTGCAatgatgaaaatttaaataactAAGAACAGGGGGGAAAAGATGCTGGAAATGTATCATTTTGCactactgtgaaaatttaaaataataaaaaaagtacaaagaagcGTCAATATTGCCCTTCAAAAGGAtcaaaaaataaaagccaaattctgccaagcccaaAGATGCAGGAGGGCAGGCTGGCTGGACCACGGATCTGATATGGGTTGAAGGCTGGGAGATACCTGGCTGGGTGGTCCCCTGTGTCTGAAATGGGGTGAGGAGATGGGGGACGCTGggctaacaaacaaacaacaaaacgcCGCCCACAATATATGTATTTTGATGTTATCATTTTCCTTACCTTATCCTCATATGGCACCACAAGCTGGAATACAGGGGTGTGAACTGGCAAGCGCTCCAATGTCCCAGGTTGCGCCATTGGCATATTAAATCTTTGAACTGGCTGAACAAAAACCGGCCAGGACGGTTGAAAACCggccaggtggcaaccctagaagtggggggagggcatACACCAGGCTAGACGGGCCATGCATCTAAGCTAGATTCATAGagacatagattccaaggctggaatggtccactgtgatcatctagtctcagcCCCTGCAGAGCTCAGGCCAGAAACCTGCCCCAAAACTAATTCCCAAAGCAGTTCTTTTAGAGAAACAGCCAGTGTTGATTTAAAATCTTTCAGTGATTGAGaacccaccatgacccttggtaaattgttctcatGGTTAATTATGCcatatttcccatctgaatttgtctagcttcagcttccagccgctGGGTGGTGTTAGACCTACCTCTGTGAGACTGACGAGCCCAttagcaaatatttgttcctcatgtaggtgcTTATAGACGGGGATCACATCACCCATGACCCTTGTCTTTGTTAAGCTTTGttaaggcagatgaaattcaatgttgataaatgcaaagtaatgcacactggaaaacataatcccaaccatacatgtaaaatgatgggatctaaattagctgttaccactcaagaaagagatcttggagtcattgtggatagttctctgaaatcatccactcaaaagcaaacagaatgttgggaatcattaagaaagggagagataataagacagaaaatctcatattgcctctatataaatccatggtacgcccacacatTGCATAccacatgcagatgtggtcacctcatctaaaaaaagatctattggaattggaaaaggtccagaaaagggcaacaaaaatgattaggggcatggaatggcttccgtatgaggaaagattaataagactgggacttttcaacttggaaaagagacgactaaggggggatatgatcgagatctataaaatcatgactggtgtggagaaagtaaataaggaagtgttatttactccttctcagaacacaagaactaggggtcaccaaatgaaattaataggcagcgggtttaaaacaaataaaaggaagtatttcttcacacaacgcatagtcaacttgtggaacttcttgctagaggatgttgtgaaggccaagaccattaGAGAGTTCGAAAAAGAAAtcaataagttcctggaggacgggtccatcaatggctactagtctggatgggaagggatggtgtccctagcctctgaagctgggaatggatgacgggatggatcacttgatggctcacctgttctgttcattccctctggggcacctggcattggccaccgtcggaagacaggatactgggctagatggacctttggtctgaccctgtgtggccgttcttctgttctaATAGACGGAGCTCCTGGATTCTctcactctaaggcaggttttctaacctttaatcattctcatggctcttctctgaaccatctctgTTTTATGAGCTCATGGAtctgttctggggtgggggacacCCAGTTCGATGAGCCTCTGTAGCTGATCTGGGATgggggacactgggctagacagacctgaCGTGGGAGG belongs to Natator depressus isolate rNatDep1 chromosome 24, rNatDep2.hap1, whole genome shotgun sequence and includes:
- the LOC141977148 gene encoding trypsin-like; this translates as MVLLATAMLLLASVAAEDERIIGGDSCDRQQQGYQVALMGSANIVRCGGVLIDPGWVLTAAHCNTARPISIRLGEYSLRTSEGTEQCIKSTQSFPHPNYNITSHDSDIMLLKLQSTANLNNYVKTIRLPDRCPEPNTECLVSGWGTVRTLKVQYPNILQCGKVYIQCNRDCDKSYPGAVTENMLCAGVKEGGVDSCQGDSGGPLVCNGKLQGIVSWGSQVCAPKGKPGVYTKVCRFTSWIRGTIRENSGNQASITC